From Selenomonas ruminantium AC2024, a single genomic window includes:
- the rfbC gene encoding dTDP-4-dehydrorhamnose 3,5-epimerase — protein MSKIKVTKAPIEGLYVIEPIVFGDSRGYFTETYNQQDMHEAGLDMVFVQDNQSMSTKGVLRGLHFQKEHPQGKLVRVIRGTVFDVAVDLRKNSPAYGMWFGVELSAENKKQFYISEGFAHGFLVLSDEAEFCYKVTDFYHPGDEGGLAWNDPDIGIEWPHLVGEYQGNADSAGYTVDGVPLNLSDKDKKWARLIDTFVFDKM, from the coding sequence ATGAGCAAAATTAAGGTCACTAAAGCTCCTATAGAGGGCTTATATGTTATAGAGCCAATAGTTTTTGGAGATAGTAGAGGATATTTTACGGAGACTTACAACCAGCAGGATATGCATGAGGCTGGTTTGGACATGGTTTTTGTGCAGGACAATCAAAGTATGAGTACCAAAGGCGTTCTGCGGGGATTGCATTTTCAGAAGGAGCATCCGCAGGGAAAATTAGTGCGGGTGATTCGCGGCACTGTATTTGATGTTGCTGTTGACCTGCGGAAGAATTCACCTGCCTATGGAATGTGGTTCGGTGTGGAGCTGTCGGCTGAGAACAAGAAACAGTTCTATATCTCGGAAGGTTTTGCTCATGGGTTCTTGGTACTGAGTGATGAAGCAGAGTTCTGTTACAAGGTTACGGATTTCTATCATCCGGGGGATGAAGGAGGCCTTGCCTGGAATGACCCGGACATTGGTATTGAATGGCCACATCTTGTCGGTGAGTATCAGGGAAATGCGGACTCAGCAGGTTATACTGTAGATGGTGTGCCATTGAATCTGTCGGATAAGGATAAGAAATGGGCACGGTTAATAGATACGTTTGTATTTGATAAAATGTGA
- a CDS encoding nucleotidyltransferase has product MNIIIPMAGAGKRFSDAGYKTHKPAIPTLDRRTGNTYPMVVCATMDLPGVAEDGSNVVYIDRDFHKADGVEAAIQEHFPQAQFITVDKLTEGQACTCLLAEELINNEEPLLIAGCDNGMVLDEEKFRQEMESADMLVFTYRHNEAVLKNPNAYGWMLVDGENNVTDISIKKAVSDNPLEDHAVVATFYFRHGADFVRAAERMIAADDRINGEFYVDEVTRHALELGMNVKVFEIDRYLGWGTPQDYEEYMATLRYWRSFVQDKRFLPGA; this is encoded by the coding sequence ATGAATATCATCATTCCTATGGCAGGAGCTGGAAAACGCTTTAGTGATGCAGGGTACAAGACTCATAAGCCTGCTATCCCGACTTTAGACAGACGTACGGGAAATACTTACCCAATGGTTGTATGTGCAACCATGGATCTGCCGGGGGTAGCAGAGGATGGAAGTAATGTGGTTTATATTGACCGCGACTTTCATAAGGCAGACGGAGTAGAGGCGGCTATACAAGAACATTTCCCCCAAGCGCAGTTCATTACTGTGGATAAGCTGACGGAAGGGCAGGCCTGTACATGTCTTTTGGCCGAAGAGCTTATCAATAACGAAGAGCCGCTCCTTATTGCCGGATGCGATAATGGCATGGTGCTGGATGAAGAAAAATTCCGTCAAGAGATGGAATCGGCAGATATGCTGGTTTTCACCTATCGCCATAATGAGGCTGTGCTGAAGAACCCCAATGCCTATGGCTGGATGTTGGTAGATGGCGAAAATAATGTAACGGATATATCCATCAAAAAAGCTGTTTCAGACAATCCTTTGGAGGATCATGCTGTAGTGGCAACGTTCTATTTCCGTCATGGTGCAGATTTCGTGCGGGCCGCAGAGCGCATGATTGCCGCTGATGACCGTATCAATGGCGAGTTTTATGTGGATGAAGTTACCCGTCATGCGTTGGAATTAGGCATGAACGTAAAGGTATTTGAAATCGACCGTTATCTGGGCTGGGGTACACCTCAGGATTATGAAGAATATATGGCCACTCTTCGCTATTGGCGTTCCTTTGTGCAGGATAAACGCTTCCTGCCGGGGGCATGA
- a CDS encoding GtrA family protein, translated as MTNKKELSRFIVGGCSAVITDYLTYLLMVKMGIDVAAAKLISFMLGSLVGFIINKYWTFESDGKVRRELMKYALLYAITAGLNVWVNQVALNNDCPTWLAFLFATGASTIANFLGQKFFVFR; from the coding sequence GTGACGAATAAGAAAGAATTATCCCGTTTTATAGTTGGTGGCTGCAGTGCAGTTATTACCGACTATCTGACCTATCTGCTAATGGTTAAGATGGGGATTGACGTAGCAGCTGCAAAGCTCATTTCCTTTATGCTAGGTTCATTGGTAGGGTTCATCATCAACAAATACTGGACCTTTGAAAGCGATGGAAAAGTACGCAGGGAACTTATGAAATATGCCCTGCTCTATGCCATTACTGCAGGGCTTAATGTGTGGGTCAATCAGGTGGCTTTGAATAATGACTGCCCGACTTGGTTGGCCTTCCTTTTTGCCACTGGCGCCAGTACCATTGCCAATTTTCTGGGGCAAAAGTTTTTTGTATTTCGATAA
- a CDS encoding L-ribulose-5-phosphate 4-epimerase has protein sequence MLEELKKQVYEANMLLPKHNLVTFTWGNVSGIDRDSGLFVIKPSGVEYDKLRPEDMVVVDLEGKKVEGELNPSSDTETHRVFYRNFKNIGGVVHTHSRWATIFAQAGQGVRAYGTTQGDYFYGEIPCTRDMTEEEIKGEYEYNTGVVAVERFEKYGINPDYVPAVLVKNHGPFTWGKDAFNAVHNAVVLEEVAMMAFHTQMLTGDRDSMSQVLLDKHFLRKHGPNAYYGQKK, from the coding sequence ATGTTAGAAGAATTGAAGAAACAGGTATATGAAGCAAATATGCTTTTACCGAAGCATAATTTGGTCACGTTCACATGGGGAAATGTTTCTGGGATTGATCGAGACAGTGGATTGTTTGTCATCAAGCCTTCAGGAGTAGAATACGACAAGTTACGTCCGGAAGATATGGTTGTGGTTGATTTGGAAGGGAAGAAGGTTGAAGGAGAACTGAACCCTTCCTCGGATACAGAAACACATCGCGTTTTCTATCGTAACTTCAAGAATATCGGCGGTGTAGTACATACGCATTCCCGATGGGCTACAATATTTGCACAAGCAGGACAGGGCGTGCGTGCTTATGGTACAACGCAGGGAGATTATTTCTATGGAGAAATTCCCTGTACTCGAGACATGACCGAAGAGGAAATCAAGGGGGAGTATGAGTACAACACTGGCGTTGTAGCTGTGGAACGTTTTGAGAAGTATGGTATTAACCCGGACTATGTACCGGCTGTGTTGGTGAAGAATCATGGCCCCTTCACTTGGGGAAAGGATGCCTTCAATGCAGTACACAACGCAGTGGTGCTGGAAGAGGTGGCCATGATGGCATTCCATACGCAAATGCTGACAGGTGACCGTGATTCTATGTCGCAGGTGCTTTTGGATAAACATTTTTTGAGAAAACATGGTCCCAATGCGTATTATGGACAGAAAAAATAA
- a CDS encoding HAD family hydrolase yields MVKAVIFDIDGTLYDYKRANDKGIEALEKYAVENLPIKAGDFRQIYDQGRKRTKELLKDQGAAYSRLLYAQHMLEQLGIKPVSHALEMERVYWDNFLASMVAFNGVRDFLLKLKAKGIQIAICTDMTAAIQHKKLRQLDVADLIDVLVTSEEAGRDKPSTQIYQLVLDKLGIEGKEALMIGDSLERDVKGAEAMGITGVWFTPEPIEERHCISNYTDGSVEKLCGL; encoded by the coding sequence ATGGTAAAAGCCGTTATTTTTGATATAGACGGTACACTTTATGACTATAAGCGTGCCAATGACAAGGGCATAGAAGCTCTGGAAAAATATGCGGTAGAAAACTTGCCGATTAAGGCAGGTGATTTCCGGCAAATCTATGACCAGGGAAGAAAACGCACCAAGGAATTGCTGAAAGATCAAGGGGCGGCATACAGCCGCCTGCTATATGCCCAGCATATGCTTGAACAGTTGGGCATAAAACCTGTGAGCCATGCCTTGGAAATGGAACGAGTCTATTGGGACAACTTTTTGGCATCCATGGTCGCTTTTAACGGAGTCCGGGACTTTCTGTTAAAACTCAAGGCAAAAGGCATTCAAATTGCTATTTGTACTGATATGACAGCGGCTATCCAACATAAAAAACTTAGACAGCTGGATGTAGCAGATTTGATAGATGTACTGGTTACCAGCGAAGAAGCCGGTAGAGATAAACCATCAACGCAAATTTATCAGTTGGTCTTGGATAAGCTGGGTATTGAAGGGAAAGAGGCCCTGATGATAGGTGACAGCCTCGAACGCGATGTAAAAGGGGCTGAAGCTATGGGAATTACAGGTGTCTGGTTCACTCCTGAGCCTATAGAAGAACGTCATTGCATCAGCAATTATACGGATGGAAGTGTGGAAAAACTATGCGGGCTGTGA
- a CDS encoding NTP transferase domain-containing protein, with amino-acid sequence MKIVIPMTGYGSRFVVAGYKDLKPFIPVQGKPIIEWIVKGMYSPEDEFLFVCRQEHLDKILDMEQRLKSLAPYTEIFAIKDWVKKGPVYDVLRASERIADDEPVIINYCDFYMAWDSEKFQREAADRGCDGAVPCYTGFHPHLLPEKNLYASCRTDEQDNLVEIREKYSFEADKTKAKHSPGVYYFRMGALLKKYCQKLVDSGQTIKDEFYASMPYNFMVADGLKVWVPTEVEYFCQWGTPEDMKDYLFWTENCRRWA; translated from the coding sequence ATGAAAATAGTAATCCCCATGACTGGCTACGGTTCCCGTTTCGTAGTAGCTGGTTATAAAGATTTAAAACCATTTATTCCAGTACAAGGGAAACCAATTATTGAATGGATTGTAAAGGGCATGTATTCTCCTGAAGATGAGTTCCTGTTTGTATGTCGGCAAGAGCATTTAGACAAAATTCTTGATATGGAGCAAAGATTAAAATCTTTGGCCCCATATACGGAAATCTTTGCCATTAAGGATTGGGTAAAGAAGGGGCCTGTCTATGATGTCCTTCGGGCATCTGAACGAATTGCAGATGATGAACCTGTTATCATCAATTATTGCGATTTTTATATGGCTTGGGATTCGGAGAAGTTCCAGCGTGAGGCCGCTGATCGTGGCTGTGATGGAGCGGTGCCTTGTTACACAGGTTTTCATCCGCATTTGTTGCCGGAGAAGAATCTCTATGCTTCCTGCAGAACGGATGAACAGGATAACCTAGTAGAAATTCGGGAAAAGTATTCCTTTGAGGCAGATAAGACAAAAGCAAAGCATTCTCCAGGTGTGTATTATTTCCGTATGGGCGCATTGCTCAAGAAATACTGTCAGAAGCTGGTGGATAGCGGCCAGACAATTAAGGATGAATTTTATGCCAGCATGCCTTATAACTTCATGGTGGCAGATGGTCTGAAGGTTTGGGTACCTACTGAAGTAGAGTATTTTTGCCAGTGGGGAACGCCGGAAGACATGAAAGATTATCTATTTTGGACGGAAAATTGCCGGAGGTGGGCATAA
- a CDS encoding glycosyltransferase family 2 protein has product MKLSIVIPAYNEADNLPLILKRFAEVIKRQDIEVVIVDNGSTDESAEVLSNLLPKYPFARSVRVEINQGYGYGILQGLKAAKGDYIGWTHADMQTDPQDVVKALDLIEAEGSPDNIMVKGDRQGRPLMDNFFTAGMGIFESLYLGKWMYEINAQPNIFSRKFIDTWKNPPHDFALDLYVFYMAKKQGLKIIRFPVEFPERLHGTSKWNTGLASKWKFIKRTIAFSVKMKRGGIS; this is encoded by the coding sequence TTGAAATTATCAATAGTAATTCCTGCCTATAACGAGGCGGATAATCTGCCGCTTATTTTGAAGCGGTTTGCAGAAGTTATAAAGCGGCAGGACATAGAAGTGGTCATTGTGGATAATGGATCTACCGATGAATCAGCAGAGGTTTTGTCAAACTTATTACCTAAGTATCCTTTTGCACGGTCTGTACGTGTAGAAATTAATCAAGGATATGGCTATGGAATATTGCAGGGCTTGAAGGCTGCGAAGGGAGATTACATTGGCTGGACGCATGCGGATATGCAGACAGACCCTCAGGATGTAGTGAAGGCTTTGGACCTTATAGAAGCGGAAGGCTCACCAGATAATATTATGGTAAAGGGAGACCGCCAAGGTCGGCCTTTGATGGATAATTTCTTTACTGCAGGTATGGGGATTTTTGAATCTTTATATCTGGGGAAATGGATGTATGAGATAAATGCCCAGCCGAATATATTCTCTCGGAAGTTTATTGATACATGGAAGAATCCCCCACATGATTTTGCCCTTGACCTGTATGTCTTTTATATGGCCAAAAAGCAAGGCTTGAAGATTATCCGTTTTCCGGTTGAATTCCCAGAAAGGCTGCATGGTACATCTAAATGGAACACAGGACTGGCAAGCAAGTGGAAATTTATCAAGCGAACGATTGCTTTCAGCGTGAAAATGAAAAGGGGAGGCATAAGCTGA
- a CDS encoding uridine kinase — translation MMGGKALINWCRNRRFICFVIFMTAVKIILMGLFSSDYEERMFKPFLESFFADISVNPYDAFLTSNGFIAFPYTPLMLMIEGLGYALMQLAAENYFLSHVLFKLPLLLADFMGLYFMMKLYPHNRKPIGILYFASPIVLYAVYMHGQLDIIPTALLLGAIYFLFQKGMRAEVGFALFLVAALMTKLHILGVLPLLLIYLWNKREYRKLAWGLGVMVTAFLLLSITVGSPAFWHSVLFNPEQSLLTQVYLSFVDLKMYLPVLALAWLYLQAYMLRNINKDLFVGLCGLLFGIFLFCLPPMPGWYVWIVPFLTTFFIHVSDNKYKNLYVYGLLDAIYLVYFITAHHSNHIDLYFMGGDCSFLKVHSSVYTNVMFTMMAGTLAYLLLSLYRYGIASNVYYQKMGSSFAIGISGDSGAGKTTMLEILERCLGKKEMLYMEGDGYHRYERGAEEWDNITSLNPKANYLYKQSKDLSMLKKGMAVRRVEYDHTTGTFTEARRYGPRKYILVCGLHSFYMPLMRRELDLKIFMDTDENLRRYWKIQRDTKKRDYPLEKVLSAIERRMPDAQKYIVPQKEYADLVVHYFDDTLTDPCVDYHQVQMNLQFTISADIDVEEMLALVGATGIETGYDFTEDLTRQVVTFKGKALDDAKIDFQSIMLKLVPHLEELTSEDFRGLDVREGLIQMMVLLVISYKMRQI, via the coding sequence ATGATGGGGGGAAAGGCACTGATTAACTGGTGCCGAAACAGACGATTTATCTGCTTCGTCATTTTTATGACTGCAGTAAAAATCATCCTGATGGGACTTTTTTCCTCGGATTATGAGGAACGGATGTTCAAGCCGTTCTTGGAAAGTTTCTTTGCGGATATTTCCGTAAACCCTTATGATGCCTTTTTGACGAGTAACGGGTTTATAGCTTTTCCCTATACCCCGTTGATGCTGATGATAGAGGGACTGGGGTATGCACTTATGCAACTGGCAGCAGAAAATTATTTCCTGTCGCATGTGCTGTTTAAGCTGCCCTTATTATTAGCGGATTTTATGGGGCTGTATTTTATGATGAAGCTCTATCCGCATAACCGCAAGCCCATAGGTATTCTCTATTTTGCTTCGCCCATTGTGCTCTATGCGGTTTACATGCATGGCCAGCTGGATATTATTCCCACTGCTTTGCTGTTGGGGGCAATATATTTTCTCTTTCAAAAAGGCATGCGGGCCGAGGTTGGTTTTGCACTGTTCCTCGTAGCTGCTTTAATGACGAAGCTGCATATATTGGGTGTTCTGCCGTTGCTCCTTATTTACCTTTGGAATAAGCGGGAGTATCGGAAACTGGCTTGGGGACTCGGTGTGATGGTGACAGCCTTTTTGCTGCTTTCCATTACCGTAGGCAGTCCTGCCTTTTGGCACAGCGTCCTCTTTAACCCTGAACAGAGCTTGCTCACACAGGTCTATCTGAGCTTTGTGGATCTAAAAATGTATTTGCCTGTGCTGGCTTTGGCCTGGTTGTATCTGCAGGCTTATATGCTGCGCAATATCAACAAGGACCTGTTTGTAGGTCTGTGTGGTCTGCTCTTTGGCATTTTCCTGTTTTGTTTACCACCTATGCCGGGGTGGTATGTCTGGATTGTGCCGTTCCTGACCACGTTCTTTATCCATGTATCAGATAACAAATATAAGAATCTTTATGTATATGGCCTGTTGGATGCCATATATTTGGTATATTTCATTACTGCGCACCATAGCAATCATATAGATTTGTATTTTATGGGGGGGGATTGTTCCTTCCTGAAAGTACATTCCAGTGTATATACTAATGTGATGTTTACCATGATGGCAGGAACTTTGGCGTATCTGTTGTTGTCACTCTACCGTTATGGTATAGCAAGTAATGTCTACTATCAGAAAATGGGCAGTTCCTTTGCCATTGGCATATCCGGTGACAGTGGTGCAGGCAAAACAACAATGCTGGAAATCTTAGAAAGATGCCTGGGAAAAAAAGAAATGCTCTATATGGAAGGCGATGGCTACCATCGTTATGAAAGAGGTGCCGAGGAATGGGATAATATCACTTCACTAAATCCGAAGGCGAACTATCTTTATAAGCAGTCCAAGGACTTGTCAATGCTAAAAAAAGGTATGGCTGTACGGCGTGTGGAGTATGACCATACAACGGGGACCTTTACGGAAGCGCGGCGCTATGGCCCACGTAAATACATTCTTGTTTGCGGCCTGCATTCTTTTTACATGCCTTTGATGCGCAGAGAACTGGATCTCAAGATTTTCATGGATACCGATGAGAATCTGCGGAGATACTGGAAAATCCAACGTGACACGAAAAAGCGCGATTATCCTTTAGAAAAAGTATTGTCTGCCATCGAACGGCGTATGCCGGATGCGCAAAAGTATATAGTCCCGCAGAAGGAATATGCAGATTTAGTGGTGCATTATTTTGATGATACGCTGACAGATCCATGTGTGGATTACCATCAAGTACAGATGAACCTACAGTTTACCATTAGCGCGGATATTGATGTAGAAGAAATGCTGGCACTTGTCGGTGCAACGGGCATAGAAACCGGCTACGACTTTACCGAAGATTTAACACGTCAGGTGGTAACGTTCAAAGGGAAAGCCCTCGATGATGCAAAGATTGATTTCCAGAGTATCATGCTGAAGCTGGTACCGCATTTGGAAGAACTTACCAGTGAAGATTTCCGAGGTCTTGATGTGCGTGAAGGTCTTATTCAAATGATGGTGTTGCTGGTGATAAGCTACAAAATGCGACAGATTTGA
- the rfbA gene encoding glucose-1-phosphate thymidylyltransferase RfbA: MKGIVLAGGSGTRLYPLTMVTSKQLLPIYDKPMIYYPLSVLMNAGIRDILIISTPADTPRFKELLKDGSRFGLNLQYAVQPSPDGLAQAFIIGEEFIGGDSVAMVLGDNIFAGHGLKKRLRHAVETAENGQGATVFGYYVDDPERFGIVEFNDKGQAISIEEKPQQPKSNYCVTGLYFYDNQVVELAKKLQPSARGELEITDLNKLYLEQGKLNVELLGQGFSWLDTGTHESLVEATEFVKTMETHQHRKLACLEEIAYLNGWISREEVMAAYEVLKKNQYGKYLKDVVDGKFLDVLHG; the protein is encoded by the coding sequence ATGAAGGGAATAGTTTTAGCTGGCGGTTCGGGGACGAGACTGTATCCTCTGACCATGGTGACATCGAAGCAGTTGCTGCCGATTTACGATAAGCCGATGATTTATTATCCGCTGTCTGTTCTGATGAATGCGGGGATAAGGGATATCCTTATCATCTCTACGCCAGCAGACACGCCTAGATTCAAGGAGCTTTTGAAGGACGGCAGCCGTTTTGGCTTGAATCTTCAATATGCTGTTCAGCCATCACCAGATGGGCTGGCACAGGCATTTATTATTGGTGAGGAATTTATCGGCGGAGATTCCGTGGCTATGGTGCTGGGGGATAATATCTTTGCGGGACATGGGCTGAAGAAGCGGCTACGCCATGCTGTGGAAACGGCGGAAAACGGCCAGGGGGCTACGGTGTTTGGGTATTATGTAGATGACCCAGAGCGTTTCGGCATTGTGGAGTTCAACGACAAAGGGCAGGCTATCAGTATTGAGGAGAAGCCTCAGCAGCCTAAAAGCAATTACTGTGTAACAGGGCTTTATTTCTACGACAATCAGGTGGTGGAACTGGCTAAGAAACTACAACCTTCCGCTCGTGGTGAACTGGAAATTACTGACTTGAACAAGCTTTACCTCGAACAGGGGAAGCTGAATGTGGAACTGTTGGGGCAGGGCTTTAGCTGGTTGGATACCGGTACCCATGAAAGTCTGGTGGAGGCTACGGAGTTTGTAAAGACCATGGAAACCCACCAGCATAGAAAGCTGGCGTGCTTGGAGGAGATTGCCTATCTCAATGGCTGGATCAGCCGTGAAGAGGTTATGGCCGCCTATGAGGTGCTGAAAAAGAATCAGTATGGCAAGTATCTCAAAGATGTAGTGGATGGCAAGTTTTTAGATGTTTTGCATGGATAA
- a CDS encoding L-ribulose-5-phosphate 3-epimerase, whose product MNSYLLGLYEKSMPATLTWREKLEAAKAAGFDYVEMSIDETDAKLARLDMTENKLEEIRSAVKSTGIPLGSICLSGHRRFPFGATKEEDRKRSLEIMEKAIILAAKLGIRTIQLAGYDVYYEEGSEKTRADFIEGLKKAVLLAAKYGVQMGFETMETPFMDTTEKAMEYVRLVDSPYLGVYPDSGNITNAKLIYGGTVAEDLQTGKGHLIAMHLKETVPGKYREIPFGTGHVDFQQVAEAAFNLGVRRFVGEFWYKEGTDWAQIQKDACKFLRGYLDKAAATC is encoded by the coding sequence ATGAACAGTTATTTGCTGGGGTTATATGAAAAATCCATGCCGGCAACGCTGACTTGGAGAGAAAAACTTGAAGCTGCTAAAGCAGCAGGCTTTGATTATGTTGAGATGAGTATAGATGAGACGGACGCTAAGTTGGCACGCCTTGATATGACCGAAAATAAACTTGAAGAAATTAGGTCTGCCGTGAAATCTACGGGGATTCCTTTGGGGTCAATCTGTCTAAGTGGTCATCGACGCTTTCCGTTTGGTGCTACCAAGGAAGAAGACAGGAAACGCAGCTTAGAGATTATGGAAAAGGCTATAATCCTAGCGGCAAAACTTGGTATTCGTACTATCCAATTGGCCGGATATGATGTGTACTACGAAGAAGGCTCCGAGAAGACACGGGCTGATTTTATTGAAGGGCTGAAAAAGGCAGTGCTTTTAGCTGCAAAGTATGGTGTGCAGATGGGCTTTGAAACAATGGAGACGCCTTTTATGGACACTACCGAGAAGGCTATGGAATATGTACGTTTGGTAGATTCACCATATCTGGGCGTGTATCCGGATTCAGGCAATATCACCAATGCTAAGCTGATTTATGGCGGTACCGTGGCAGAAGATTTGCAGACAGGCAAAGGCCATCTGATCGCCATGCACTTGAAAGAGACTGTGCCAGGAAAGTACCGTGAGATTCCTTTTGGCACTGGTCACGTAGATTTTCAGCAGGTGGCAGAGGCCGCATTCAATCTTGGCGTACGCCGGTTTGTGGGAGAATTTTGGTACAAGGAAGGAACGGATTGGGCGCAGATTCAGAAGGATGCCTGTAAGTTCCTGAGAGGATATCTGGATAAGGCTGCGGCAACATGCTAA